A window of Leptotrichia wadei contains these coding sequences:
- a CDS encoding CorA family divalent cation transporter produces MIKRIDTKSGKTISYVYNLKDEDYRIVSERLEMDEEKIKNVIDEEIFTPRISKSDWEIYKLYYPTVKKPVIDKEVTSYEINPIVICMREDKVVILDDDYFEDFYDFVEEYAELRDDILEENRFFLNMLHKISQSLYKYVRILIGEHDKIETVLREQQSNEKLISLSEVEQGFYVYNIAMRNLDYVVENLKEDEQFQQFEEYMTRILQEINFTLDLSFSYCEICKTTRETYSSYIGNNMNITMKVLAAATILITVPNMIFGFYGMNVKLPLQDTGFWALIIIFIIMTVLMIVLWKYLKKKVL; encoded by the coding sequence ATGATAAAAAGAATAGATACAAAAAGTGGGAAAACAATTTCTTATGTGTATAATTTAAAAGATGAAGATTATAGAATTGTATCTGAAAGATTGGAGATGGATGAGGAAAAGATAAAAAATGTAATTGATGAAGAAATTTTTACTCCGAGGATCTCAAAATCAGACTGGGAAATTTATAAATTGTATTATCCGACTGTGAAGAAACCTGTGATAGATAAAGAGGTTACATCTTACGAAATTAATCCAATTGTAATTTGTATGAGGGAGGATAAGGTTGTCATTTTGGATGATGATTATTTTGAAGATTTTTATGATTTTGTTGAAGAATATGCTGAATTGAGAGATGATATTCTTGAAGAAAATCGTTTTTTTCTAAATATGCTTCATAAAATTTCTCAAAGTTTGTATAAATATGTACGAATTTTAATTGGAGAACACGACAAGATTGAAACGGTTTTAAGGGAGCAGCAAAGTAATGAGAAATTGATTTCACTTTCGGAAGTGGAGCAAGGTTTTTATGTTTACAATATTGCTATGAGAAACTTGGATTATGTTGTTGAGAATTTGAAAGAAGATGAGCAATTTCAGCAATTTGAAGAATACATGACGAGAATTTTGCAAGAGATAAACTTTACACTTGATTTGTCGTTTTCATACTGTGAAATCTGTAAAACAACACGAGAAACATATTCATCATATATTGGAAATAATATGAATATCACAATGAAAGTTTTGGCAGCGGCGACAATACTAATTACAGTTCCAAATATGATTTTTGGATTTTATGGAATGAATGTGAAGTTACCGCTTCAAGATACAGGATTTTGGGCATTAATAATAATTTTTATAATAATGACAGTGTTAATGATAGTTTTGTGGAAGTATTTGAAAAAGAAAGTTTTGTAA
- a CDS encoding SDR family NAD(P)-dependent oxidoreductase has translation MGMTIDFTGKTVLVTGAAKGLGKDMALLFASCGANVHIGDFNTEEAEKTVAELKNFGVKADFTKCDVSNEEEVQKMVEEAKALGNGELDAVVNAAGVISIQDLLYTNAKEMQRVLNINVVGSALVLKHSLETMMKQKFGNIILVSSIAGREGMDMLQIYCASKAGVTSLVQSGARRGAPYNVRVNGILPGIIRTSMWEEILDGMSHNWDPNNKEEVSPEVREELWKKSVESLIPLGHAQSGKDIAYATAFLASDFAKEITSECLSIDGGTTVGR, from the coding sequence ATGGGAATGACTATTGATTTTACAGGAAAAACAGTTTTAGTGACAGGAGCGGCAAAAGGTTTGGGAAAAGATATGGCATTACTTTTTGCATCTTGTGGAGCAAATGTTCATATTGGTGATTTTAATACAGAAGAAGCTGAAAAAACGGTTGCTGAACTTAAAAATTTTGGAGTAAAAGCAGATTTCACAAAATGTGATGTTTCAAATGAAGAAGAAGTTCAAAAAATGGTAGAAGAAGCAAAAGCATTAGGAAATGGGGAATTAGATGCGGTAGTAAATGCAGCTGGAGTAATTTCTATACAGGACTTACTTTATACAAATGCAAAAGAAATGCAAAGAGTACTGAATATTAATGTTGTAGGGTCTGCATTAGTTCTGAAACATTCTTTAGAAACTATGATGAAGCAAAAATTTGGAAATATAATACTGGTATCATCAATTGCTGGTAGAGAAGGAATGGATATGTTGCAAATTTACTGTGCTTCAAAAGCAGGAGTTACTTCATTGGTTCAAAGTGGAGCAAGAAGAGGAGCACCGTATAATGTCCGTGTAAACGGTATTTTACCAGGAATTATCCGTACATCAATGTGGGAAGAAATATTAGATGGAATGTCACATAACTGGGATCCTAACAATAAAGAAGAAGTATCACCAGAAGTTCGTGAAGAATTATGGAAAAAATCCGTAGAATCACTAATACCTTTAGGTCATGCTCAAAGTGGAAAAGACATAGCATATGCAACTGCTTTTTTAGCTTCTGATTTTGCAAAGGAAATCACAAGCGAATGCTTGTCAATTGATGGTGGAACTACTGTTGGAAGATAG